A section of the Rhodobacter sp. genome encodes:
- a CDS encoding LysE family translocator: MIFDPVLYGFVFLGLFTPGPNVIMLTASGVRFGFVRTLPHLFGVVLGVGITAGVTALGVGAVVAASPMLNTALRLGAGAFILWMAWGLWKASARPRAAHDPDDAPLSFVGAVLFQWINPKVWAVAFAASAGYGAGLAPVWEALRLATAFSSLNLGVCLFWTAAGSLLTALLSAPLAWKIFLRVMAGLLAVTVLLLFR; this comes from the coding sequence ATGATCTTCGACCCCGTGCTCTACGGCTTCGTTTTCCTCGGCCTGTTCACGCCGGGACCCAATGTCATCATGCTGACCGCCTCGGGCGTGCGCTTCGGCTTTGTCCGCACCCTGCCGCATCTCTTCGGGGTGGTGCTGGGGGTGGGCATCACGGCCGGCGTCACCGCGCTGGGGGTCGGTGCCGTGGTCGCGGCCTCGCCGATGCTGAACACCGCGCTCAGGCTGGGGGCGGGGGCGTTCATCCTGTGGATGGCCTGGGGGCTGTGGAAGGCCTCGGCCCGGCCGCGCGCCGCCCATGACCCCGACGACGCGCCGTTGTCCTTTGTCGGCGCGGTGCTGTTCCAGTGGATCAACCCCAAGGTCTGGGCCGTCGCCTTTGCCGCCTCGGCCGGTTATGGCGCGGGCCTTGCCCCGGTGTGGGAGGCCCTGCGCCTCGCGACCGCGTTTTCGTCACTGAACCTGGGCGTCTGCCTGTTCTGGACCGCGGCCGGATCGTTGCTGACGGCGCTGCTGTCGGCGCCGCTGGCCTGGAAGATCTTCCTGCGGGTGATGGCGGGCCTGCTGGCGGTCACGGTCTTGCTGCTGTTTCGGTGA
- a CDS encoding isovaleryl-CoA dehydrogenase, with the protein MFTASMKFDLGDDVNALRETVHRWAQDRVKPLAAEVDRTNAFPNDLWPEMGALGLLGITVSEEFGGAGMGYLAHAVAVEEIARASASISLSYGAHSNLCVNQIKLNGTPEQKAAYLPDLVSGAKIGALAMSEAGAGSDVVSMTLRAEKKNDRFVLNGTKYWITNGPDADTLVVYAKTDPAAGSKGITAFLVEKTMKGFSTSAHFDKLGMRGSNTAELVFEDVEVPFENILGEEGRGVRVLMSGLDYERVVLAAIGPGIMAACLDEVMPYLRDRKQFGQPIGNFQLMQGKIADMYTAMNSARAYVYEVAKACDRGEVTRQDAAACVLYASEQAMVQAHQAVQAMGGAGFMNDSVVSRLFRDAKLMEIGAGTSEIRRMLVGREMMGAMA; encoded by the coding sequence GTGTTCACCGCATCCATGAAGTTCGACCTGGGCGACGATGTGAACGCCCTGCGCGAAACCGTCCACCGCTGGGCGCAGGACCGCGTCAAGCCGCTGGCGGCCGAGGTGGACCGCACCAACGCCTTCCCCAATGACCTGTGGCCCGAGATGGGCGCGCTGGGTCTTCTGGGCATCACCGTGTCCGAGGAATTCGGCGGTGCCGGCATGGGCTATCTGGCGCACGCCGTCGCGGTCGAGGAAATCGCCCGCGCCTCGGCCTCGATCAGCCTGAGCTACGGCGCGCATTCGAACCTGTGCGTCAACCAGATCAAGCTGAACGGCACGCCCGAACAAAAGGCGGCCTATCTGCCCGACCTGGTCAGCGGCGCCAAGATCGGCGCGCTGGCCATGTCCGAGGCCGGCGCCGGATCGGATGTCGTGTCGATGACGCTGCGCGCGGAAAAGAAGAACGACCGTTTCGTGTTGAACGGCACCAAATACTGGATCACCAACGGCCCCGACGCCGACACGCTGGTGGTCTACGCAAAGACCGACCCCGCGGCCGGATCGAAGGGCATCACCGCCTTCCTGGTCGAAAAGACGATGAAGGGGTTCTCGACCAGCGCGCATTTCGACAAGCTTGGGATGCGCGGCTCGAACACCGCCGAACTGGTGTTCGAGGATGTCGAAGTGCCGTTCGAGAACATCCTTGGCGAGGAAGGCCGCGGCGTGCGCGTCCTGATGTCGGGCCTGGATTACGAGCGCGTGGTGCTGGCGGCGATCGGGCCGGGCATCATGGCGGCCTGTCTGGACGAGGTGATGCCCTATCTGCGCGACCGCAAGCAATTCGGCCAGCCGATCGGCAATTTCCAACTGATGCAGGGCAAGATCGCCGACATGTATACGGCGATGAACTCGGCCCGGGCCTATGTCTACGAGGTCGCCAAGGCCTGCGACCGCGGCGAGGTGACTCGTCAGGACGCGGCCGCCTGCGTCCTCTATGCCAGCGAACAGGCGATGGTGCAGGCGCATCAGGCGGTGCAGGCGATGGGCGGCGCGGGATTCATGAACGATTCCGTGGTGTCACGGCTGTTCCGGGACGCCAAGCTGATGGAAATCGGCGCGGGGACCAGCGAAATTCGCCGGATGCTGGTGGGACGCGAAATGATGGGCGCGATGGCATGA
- a CDS encoding DUF1311 domain-containing protein has protein sequence MKALAIALVLPVAAWAETPLDRAASGAVECLEIGDRTCIGNAARFCMEATPEGQTTLGMSACLMAERDAWDRLLNEEYTRARAESARVDAADTPDHAVRAARLRDAQRAWIAYRDANCAVDYALPGGGSLRQITGAHCVLRMTAERSFELRALVRALGGD, from the coding sequence ATGAAGGCCCTGGCGATCGCCCTTGTGTTGCCCGTTGCGGCCTGGGCCGAGACGCCCCTGGACCGGGCGGCCTCTGGGGCGGTCGAGTGCCTCGAGATCGGCGATCGCACCTGCATCGGCAACGCCGCGCGGTTCTGCATGGAGGCGACGCCCGAGGGCCAGACAACGCTTGGCATGAGCGCATGCCTGATGGCCGAGCGCGACGCCTGGGATCGCCTCTTGAACGAGGAATACACCCGTGCCCGCGCCGAATCCGCCCGTGTCGATGCCGCCGATACGCCCGATCACGCGGTCCGCGCCGCGCGGCTGCGCGATGCCCAGCGCGCCTGGATTGCCTACCGTGACGCCAATTGCGCGGTCGATTACGCGCTGCCGGGGGGCGGCAGTCTCAGGCAGATCACGGGCGCGCACTGCGTGTTGCGCATGACCGCAGAGCGCAGCTTCGAGCTGCGCGCGCTGGTGCGGGCGCTGGGGGGCGACTGA
- a CDS encoding DUF1311 domain-containing protein — protein sequence MRLWVWMLLAAWPAQAQDDAPAVNAMVLDQCSASDLAEGCIGMGARLCVSEYGAMAQGLCAGAETAYWRARAEAALAILRPRAPEIMARAARLGWPEPQPSLEAVEAGFAAYRDAACGWRMAQWDGVHAGFEGADCDLQLTARHALWLERQARVE from the coding sequence ATGCGCCTGTGGGTCTGGATGCTGTTGGCCGCCTGGCCGGCCCAGGCGCAGGACGACGCCCCCGCTGTCAACGCGATGGTGCTGGACCAATGCAGCGCCTCGGATCTGGCCGAGGGATGCATCGGGATGGGCGCGCGGCTTTGCGTTTCCGAATACGGTGCCATGGCGCAGGGGCTGTGCGCCGGGGCCGAGACCGCCTATTGGCGCGCCCGGGCCGAGGCCGCGCTGGCCATCTTGCGCCCGCGCGCGCCGGAGATCATGGCCCGCGCCGCGCGTCTGGGCTGGCCCGAACCGCAACCCTCGCTCGAGGCCGTCGAGGCCGGCTTTGCCGCCTATCGCGATGCGGCCTGCGGCTGGCGGATGGCGCAATGGGACGGGGTGCACGCGGGGTTCGAGGGGGCGGATTGCGACTTGCAGCTGACGGCGCGGCACGCGCTGTGGCTGGAACGCCAGGCGAGGGTCGAGTGA
- a CDS encoding AMP-binding protein: MRPTLPPTGGHDALMQGFHWRIPDRLNMARQACFDWQDQPARVAIIDLSAGDRRDVSYGALARMTRALACALRDSGVAPGDRVGVLRAQDPWCAAAHLAIWTLGAISLPLFKLFGPDALGVRLTDSGARHVVTDPEGAPLLDGITALVPEWLTLTDAAIAPADTGPEDPAVLIYTSGTTGAPKGALHGHRLLTGHLPGVEISHDRLGQPGDVLWTPADWAWIGGLFDVLMPGLALGVPVVAARLPKFTPEAARAVLVAGQVRNVFFPPTALKMLKAADMALPGLRSVASGGEPLGAEMLDWGRRAFGLTINEFYGQTECNMIASSAGSLFPPRPGCIGKPVPGHDLAVLGPAGPLGPGVEGDIAVRRGSASMLLRYWNRPEATAEKFRGDWMLTGDRGLWDDGGYLRFVGREDDVITSAGYRIGPSEIEDCLIRHPAVALAAVIGVPDSERTERIRAHVVLKPGAQVTEADLQAHIRTRLSAHLVPREVRFETDLPMTVTGKIIRKDLKRRALEENP, encoded by the coding sequence ATGCGGCCAACCTTGCCCCCGACCGGTGGTCACGACGCCCTGATGCAGGGGTTCCACTGGCGGATTCCCGATCGGCTGAACATGGCCCGGCAGGCCTGTTTCGACTGGCAGGACCAGCCCGCGCGGGTGGCGATCATCGACCTGTCGGCCGGCGACCGGCGCGATGTGAGCTATGGCGCGCTGGCGCGGATGACCCGCGCGCTGGCCTGTGCGCTGCGCGACAGCGGTGTCGCGCCCGGCGACCGGGTCGGCGTGTTGCGGGCCCAGGACCCCTGGTGCGCCGCCGCGCATCTGGCGATCTGGACGCTGGGCGCGATCAGCCTGCCGCTGTTCAAGCTGTTCGGCCCCGATGCCCTGGGCGTGCGGCTGACCGATTCCGGGGCGCGGCATGTCGTCACCGACCCTGAGGGCGCGCCCCTGCTGGACGGCATCACGGCCCTTGTCCCCGAATGGTTGACGCTGACCGACGCCGCGATCGCCCCCGCCGACACCGGACCCGAGGACCCGGCGGTGCTGATCTACACCTCGGGCACGACGGGCGCGCCCAAAGGGGCGTTGCACGGGCATCGGCTGCTGACCGGGCATCTGCCCGGGGTCGAGATCAGCCACGATCGGCTGGGCCAACCGGGCGACGTGCTTTGGACGCCCGCCGACTGGGCCTGGATCGGCGGTCTGTTCGATGTGCTGATGCCGGGGCTGGCGCTGGGGGTTCCCGTGGTCGCCGCGCGGCTGCCCAAATTCACGCCCGAGGCCGCACGCGCGGTCCTTGTCGCGGGCCAGGTGCGCAATGTGTTTTTCCCGCCTACGGCGCTGAAGATGCTGAAGGCGGCGGACATGGCGCTGCCGGGCCTGCGCTCAGTGGCCTCGGGCGGTGAGCCGTTGGGCGCCGAGATGCTGGATTGGGGGCGGCGCGCCTTTGGCCTGACGATCAACGAATTCTACGGCCAGACCGAATGCAACATGATCGCCAGTTCCGCCGGCAGCCTGTTCCCGCCGCGCCCGGGTTGCATCGGCAAGCCGGTGCCCGGGCACGATCTGGCGGTTCTGGGCCCGGCCGGTCCGTTGGGGCCGGGGGTCGAGGGCGATATCGCGGTTCGGCGCGGGTCGGCCTCGATGCTGTTGCGCTACTGGAACCGCCCCGAGGCCACCGCCGAAAAGTTCCGCGGCGACTGGATGCTGACCGGCGACCGCGGTCTTTGGGACGACGGCGGCTATCTGCGTTTTGTCGGGCGCGAGGATGATGTCATTACCTCGGCCGGGTATCGCATCGGCCCCTCGGAAATCGAGGATTGCCTGATCCGGCACCCGGCCGTGGCGCTGGCCGCGGTGATCGGCGTACCCGATTCCGAGCGCACCGAACGCATCCGCGCCCATGTCGTGCTGAAGCCGGGCGCCCAGGTCACCGAGGCCGATTTGCAGGCTCATATCCGCACCCGTCTCAGCGCCCATCTGGTCCCGCGCGAGGTGCGTTTCGAAACCGATCTGCCGATGACCGTGACGGGCAAGATCATCCGCAAGGACCTGAAACGCCGCGCTCTGGAGGAAAATCCATGA
- a CDS encoding methylcrotonoyl-CoA carboxylase, with translation MKLSSHVLTGSETFKANRAAHLQALDLVAEAAALAGAGGGEKAVARHVARGKMPPRDRVANLLDPGSAFLEIGATAAHDMYDGAAPGAGMIAGIGQVMGLDVMVVCNDATVKGGTYYPMTVKKHLRAQEIAAENNLPCVYLVDSGGANLPNQDEVFPDRDHFGRIFYNQANMSARGIPQIAVVMGSCTAGGAYVPAMSDVTIIVRNQGTIFLAGPPLVKAATGEVVTAEDLGGGDVHTRLSGVADYLAEDDAHALALARRAVGHLNRRKPDTVQWQSPEDPAYDPEEILGAVPADLRTPYDIREVIARVVDGSRFDEFKPRFGETLVTGFAHVQGCPVGIVANNGVLFSEAAIKGAHFVELCSQRRIPLVFLQNITGFMVGRKYENEGIARHGAKMVTAVATTSVPKITMLVGGSFGAGNYGMSGRAYQPRFLWTWPNSRISVMGGEQAAGVLATVRREGIERAGGAWSADEEAAFKRPTIAMFERQSHPLYASARLWDDGIIDPRRTRQVLALSLRAALNAPIGETRFGVFRM, from the coding sequence ATGAAACTGTCTTCGCATGTCCTGACCGGGTCCGAGACCTTCAAGGCGAACCGCGCCGCGCATCTCCAGGCGCTCGATCTGGTGGCCGAGGCCGCCGCGCTGGCTGGCGCCGGCGGCGGCGAAAAGGCCGTTGCCCGCCACGTCGCGCGCGGCAAGATGCCCCCGCGCGACCGCGTCGCCAACCTGCTGGACCCTGGCAGCGCCTTTCTCGAGATCGGTGCAACGGCGGCGCATGACATGTATGACGGCGCCGCGCCCGGGGCGGGGATGATCGCGGGTATCGGTCAGGTGATGGGGCTGGACGTGATGGTCGTCTGCAACGACGCCACCGTGAAGGGCGGCACCTATTACCCGATGACGGTCAAGAAACACCTGCGCGCGCAGGAAATCGCGGCCGAGAACAATCTGCCCTGCGTCTATCTGGTCGATTCGGGCGGGGCCAATCTGCCCAACCAGGACGAGGTGTTCCCCGACCGCGACCATTTCGGCCGGATCTTTTACAATCAGGCCAACATGTCGGCGCGCGGCATTCCGCAGATCGCGGTCGTCATGGGCTCGTGCACGGCCGGCGGGGCCTATGTCCCGGCGATGTCCGATGTGACGATCATCGTGCGCAATCAGGGCACGATCTTCCTGGCCGGGCCGCCCCTGGTCAAGGCCGCGACGGGCGAGGTCGTCACCGCCGAGGATCTGGGCGGCGGCGACGTGCATACGCGGCTGTCCGGCGTGGCCGACTATCTGGCCGAGGACGACGCCCACGCCCTGGCGCTGGCGCGGCGCGCCGTCGGCCATCTGAACCGGCGCAAGCCCGACACGGTGCAATGGCAATCGCCCGAGGACCCGGCCTATGACCCTGAGGAAATCCTGGGCGCCGTGCCGGCCGATCTGCGCACGCCCTACGACATCCGCGAGGTGATCGCGCGGGTTGTGGACGGCTCGCGCTTTGACGAATTCAAACCGCGCTTTGGCGAGACGCTGGTGACCGGATTCGCCCATGTCCAGGGCTGTCCGGTCGGGATCGTGGCAAACAACGGCGTGTTGTTCAGCGAGGCCGCGATCAAGGGCGCGCATTTCGTCGAATTGTGCAGTCAGCGGCGCATCCCGCTGGTTTTCTTGCAAAATATCACCGGCTTCATGGTCGGACGCAAATACGAAAACGAGGGGATCGCGCGCCACGGCGCCAAGATGGTGACGGCGGTTGCGACGACCTCGGTGCCCAAGATCACCATGCTGGTGGGTGGCAGTTTCGGGGCCGGCAATTACGGCATGTCAGGGCGCGCCTATCAGCCGCGATTCCTGTGGACCTGGCCCAATTCCCGCATTTCGGTGATGGGCGGCGAACAGGCGGCGGGGGTGCTGGCGACGGTGCGCCGCGAGGGGATCGAGCGCGCCGGCGGTGCCTGGAGCGCCGACGAGGAAGCCGCCTTCAAGCGCCCGACCATCGCGATGTTCGAGCGCCAGTCGCACCCGCTTTATGCCTCGGCCCGGTTGTGGGACGACGGGATCATCGACCCGCGCCGCACCCGGCAGGTGCTGGCGCTGTCGTTGCGGGCGGCGTTGAACGCGCCGATCGGGGAGACGCGCTTCGGCGTGTTCCGGATGTGA
- a CDS encoding acetyl/propionyl/methylcrotonyl-CoA carboxylase subunit alpha has protein sequence MFDTILIANRGEIACRVIRTARAMGLRTVAVYSDADAESLHVALADEAVRIGGPRPADSYLRADRILAAAHETGAQAIHPGYGFLSENPDFVEAVEAAGLVFIGPSAAAIRAMGLKDAAKALMDKAGVPVVPGYMGANQDPAHLQVQADAIGYPVLIKAVAGGGGKGMRLVERAADFADALTSAQGEAATAFGNAAVLIEKYIQQPRHIEVQVFGDGNRAVHLFERDCSLQRRHQKVIEEAPAPGMTAEMRAAMGEAAVRAAEAIGYKGAGTVEFIVDGSNGLRPDGFWFMEMNTRLQVEHPVTEEITGVDLVEWQIRVAAGESLPARQKDLTITGHAFEARLYAEDVPAGFLPATGTLDHLWFPEGARIESGVRQGDTISPWYDPMIAKIVAHGPTRAVALARLSAALAATQVAGSVTNLDFLGALTRHAGFAAGQVDTGLIGRDLAALIAPPALRAETVALAALTALGAAPGQGFTQWTPLWQAVTLETGDTTCRCAVARTGAGWTVRVDDTQLTAEHRGGQWWIAGRRAPGVALRRGDRVSVFGATTVHFTQPDPLLRDLDHGAGAGVVLAPMPGLVKAVFVAPGAAVEKGARLAILEAMKMEHTLTAGRDGTVAEVLAQPGQQVEAGAALIALAEE, from the coding sequence ATGTTCGACACGATCCTGATCGCCAACCGGGGCGAAATTGCCTGCCGGGTGATCCGCACCGCGCGCGCGATGGGCCTGCGCACTGTCGCCGTCTATTCCGATGCCGATGCCGAGTCCCTGCATGTCGCCCTGGCGGACGAGGCCGTGCGCATCGGTGGCCCGCGCCCGGCCGACAGCTATCTGCGTGCCGACCGTATCCTCGCCGCCGCGCACGAGACCGGCGCGCAGGCGATCCATCCGGGCTATGGGTTTCTCAGCGAGAACCCCGATTTCGTCGAGGCGGTCGAGGCCGCGGGCCTGGTGTTCATCGGCCCCTCGGCGGCGGCCATCCGGGCGATGGGGCTGAAGGACGCCGCCAAGGCCTTGATGGACAAGGCCGGCGTGCCGGTCGTGCCGGGCTACATGGGCGCCAATCAGGACCCCGCGCATTTGCAGGTGCAGGCCGATGCAATCGGCTACCCGGTCCTCATCAAGGCCGTCGCGGGTGGCGGTGGCAAGGGGATGCGGCTGGTCGAACGGGCGGCCGATTTCGCCGATGCGCTGACCTCGGCGCAGGGCGAGGCCGCGACGGCCTTTGGCAATGCCGCCGTGCTGATCGAGAAATACATCCAGCAACCCCGCCATATCGAGGTGCAGGTCTTTGGCGACGGCAACCGCGCGGTGCATCTGTTCGAGCGCGACTGCTCGTTGCAGCGCCGCCACCAGAAGGTGATCGAGGAAGCGCCCGCGCCGGGCATGACCGCCGAGATGCGCGCCGCGATGGGCGAGGCCGCCGTGCGCGCGGCCGAGGCCATCGGCTACAAGGGCGCGGGCACGGTCGAATTCATCGTGGACGGCTCGAACGGGCTCAGGCCTGACGGGTTCTGGTTCATGGAAATGAACACCCGCCTGCAAGTGGAACATCCGGTGACCGAAGAGATCACCGGCGTCGATCTGGTGGAATGGCAGATTCGCGTCGCCGCCGGCGAATCCCTGCCCGCGCGGCAAAAGGACCTGACCATCACGGGCCACGCCTTCGAGGCCCGGCTTTATGCCGAGGACGTGCCGGCAGGCTTTCTGCCTGCGACCGGCACCCTCGATCACCTGTGGTTTCCCGAGGGCGCGCGGATCGAATCCGGCGTGCGGCAGGGCGACACGATCAGTCCGTGGTATGACCCGATGATCGCCAAGATCGTCGCCCACGGCCCCACGCGCGCGGTCGCGCTGGCACGGCTTTCCGCGGCGCTGGCGGCGACGCAGGTCGCGGGGTCGGTGACGAACCTCGATTTCCTGGGCGCGCTGACGCGGCACGCGGGGTTCGCGGCGGGGCAGGTGGATACGGGCCTCATCGGGCGCGACCTGGCGGCCTTGATCGCACCGCCGGCGCTGCGGGCCGAAACCGTGGCGCTGGCGGCGCTGACCGCGCTGGGGGCCGCGCCGGGGCAGGGGTTCACGCAATGGACGCCGCTTTGGCAGGCGGTTACGCTGGAAACCGGCGACACGACCTGTCGCTGCGCGGTGGCCCGCACGGGGGCGGGCTGGACGGTGCGGGTCGATGACACCCAGCTGACGGCGGAACACCGGGGCGGGCAGTGGTGGATCGCCGGGCGCCGGGCGCCGGGCGTTGCGTTGCGGCGGGGCGATCGGGTGTCGGTCTTTGGCGCGACGACGGTGCATTTCACGCAGCCCGATCCGCTGCTGCGCGATCTCGACCACGGCGCGGGGGCGGGGGTCGTGCTGGCGCCCATGCCGGGGCTGGTCAAGGCGGTGTTCGTCGCACCCGGCGCGGCGGTGGAAAAGGGCGCGCGCCTGGCAATCCTCGAGGCGATGAAGATGGAGCACACCCTGACCGCCGGCCGCGACGGCACCGTGGCCGAGGTTCTGGCACAGCCGGGCCAGCAGGTCGAAGCCGGCGCCGCCCTGATCGCGCTGGCCGAGGAATGA
- a CDS encoding ferritin-like domain-containing protein produces the protein MSDLPQTLADCAVAVLRTADGRAKTALSHRCADAWFASRAAGQPMPIGRADAPDFPARPEKPELLEPRHMPRRRPGSAAGRIALLHAVAHIELNAVDLHWDIVARFTDTRMPIGFYDDWVKSAAEESRHFNLVCDVLESLGSHYGALPAHAFMWRAAADTRDDLLGRLAVVPMVLEARGLDVTPGMIALFRKAGIANAVAALETIYAEEVGHVAYGAKWFHFLCGRADQDPKDAFHALVRRYFHGALKPPFNEEKRAEAGIPPDFYWPLAEEHPANTDRLSR, from the coding sequence ATGAGCGACCTGCCCCAGACGCTGGCGGACTGCGCCGTGGCGGTGTTGCGCACCGCGGACGGGCGCGCCAAGACCGCGCTGTCGCATCGCTGCGCCGACGCCTGGTTCGCCAGCCGCGCCGCCGGCCAGCCGATGCCCATTGGCCGGGCCGACGCGCCCGACTTTCCCGCCCGGCCCGAAAAGCCCGAATTGCTGGAGCCCCGGCACATGCCGCGCCGTCGGCCGGGATCGGCGGCGGGGCGCATCGCCTTGTTGCACGCCGTCGCGCATATCGAACTCAATGCCGTGGATCTGCACTGGGACATCGTTGCCCGGTTCACCGACACCCGGATGCCGATCGGCTTTTACGATGACTGGGTGAAATCCGCGGCCGAGGAATCGCGGCATTTCAACCTGGTCTGCGACGTGCTGGAAAGCCTGGGGTCGCATTACGGCGCGCTGCCCGCACACGCCTTCATGTGGCGCGCGGCCGCCGACACCAGGGACGATCTCCTGGGCCGTCTGGCGGTGGTGCCGATGGTGCTCGAGGCGCGCGGGCTTGATGTGACCCCGGGCATGATCGCGCTGTTTCGCAAGGCCGGGATCGCGAATGCGGTGGCGGCGCTGGAAACCATCTATGCCGAGGAAGTGGGCCATGTCGCCTATGGCGCGAAATGGTTTCATTTCCTGTGCGGCCGCGCCGACCAGGACCCCAAGGATGCCTTTCACGCGCTGGTCCGGCGCTATTTCCACGGCGCGCTCAAGCCCCCCTTCAACGAGGAAAAGCGCGCCGAGGCGGGCATTCCCCCCGATTTCTACTGGCCCCTGGCCGAAGAGCATCCCGCAAACACGGATCGCCTTTCACGCTAA
- a CDS encoding peptidoglycan DD-metalloendopeptidase family protein, whose product MRGWIDRLNAALERYLPEKRLFLRSDTSTRFVRLRPVAQAVILTGTAGYMAWSLIATSILFFDVVGSNDLRESARREQSYFEERLNELAAQRDRAGAEAQAAHQRYGEAMDRVASMQATILASEQRNAELARGIDALQTSLRTALDQRDQANSRLADLESTDANSQLLATNAQLGEVEQTLDFVLTALNQTADEREAARTLADNTAQQIQHLAMEYRLIQDRNTRIFTQLEDAVETSMQPLERMFSAAGLSVDSILQQVRAGYQTRSASLTPISISTTGALDPMSDEVRANSVLSALAEIDTYRVALQRTPFAQPIPSIHITSPFGERVNPVTHRRSMHEGMDLAGSRGQPIHATADGVVTFAGRQNGYGNVVILQHDFGFETRYGHLNSIAVRQGQRVSRGDTIGGMGSTGRSTGTHLHYEIRVGGRPINPMTYIRAAQNVF is encoded by the coding sequence GTGAGGGGCTGGATCGACCGATTGAACGCCGCGCTGGAACGGTATCTGCCGGAAAAGCGCCTGTTCCTGCGCTCGGATACGAGCACCCGTTTCGTCCGGCTGCGCCCGGTGGCGCAAGCCGTCATCCTGACCGGAACCGCCGGCTACATGGCCTGGAGCCTGATCGCCACGTCGATCCTGTTCTTCGATGTTGTCGGGTCGAACGATCTGCGCGAAAGCGCCCGCCGCGAGCAGAGCTATTTCGAGGAACGCCTGAACGAACTGGCCGCGCAGCGCGATCGCGCCGGGGCCGAGGCCCAGGCCGCGCATCAGCGCTATGGTGAGGCGATGGACCGCGTGGCCTCGATGCAGGCGACGATCCTGGCCAGTGAGCAGCGCAACGCCGAACTGGCGCGCGGAATCGACGCGCTGCAAACCTCCTTGCGCACGGCGCTCGATCAGCGCGATCAGGCCAACAGCCGGCTGGCGGACCTGGAATCGACCGATGCGAACAGCCAGTTGCTGGCCACCAACGCCCAGTTGGGCGAGGTCGAGCAGACGCTGGATTTCGTGCTGACGGCGCTGAACCAGACCGCCGACGAACGCGAGGCCGCCCGCACCCTGGCCGACAACACCGCGCAGCAGATCCAGCATCTGGCGATGGAGTATCGCCTGATCCAGGACCGCAACACGCGCATATTCACACAGCTTGAAGACGCGGTCGAAACCTCGATGCAGCCGCTGGAACGGATGTTCAGCGCGGCCGGCCTTTCGGTCGATTCGATCCTGCAACAGGTGCGCGCGGGGTATCAGACGCGCTCGGCCTCGTTGACGCCGATCTCGATCTCGACCACCGGCGCGCTGGACCCGATGAGCGACGAAGTGCGCGCGAATTCGGTCCTGTCCGCGCTGGCCGAAATCGACACCTATCGCGTTGCCCTGCAACGCACGCCCTTTGCGCAACCGATTCCGTCGATCCACATCACCTCGCCCTTCGGGGAGCGCGTGAATCCGGTCACCCACCGGCGCAGCATGCACGAGGGGATGGACCTGGCCGGGTCCCGCGGGCAGCCGATCCACGCCACGGCGGACGGCGTCGTCACCTTTGCCGGCCGTCAGAACGGCTATGGCAACGTCGTCATCCTTCAGCACGACTTTGGTTTCGAGACGCGCTACGGGCACCTCAATAGCATCGCCGTGAGGCAGGGCCAAAGGGTCTCGCGCGGGGATACGATCGGTGGTATGGGCAGCACGGGCCGGTCTACCGGCACCCACCTGCACTACGAGATTCGAGTTGGCGGCAGACCCATCAACCCAATGACCTACATAAGGGCAGCACAGAATGTTTTCTAA
- a CDS encoding polymer-forming cytoskeletal protein produces MFSKTRINETAGRPEAPRAPETSSQAPVSTSVPRPSLDLGGMSGVPSSVAPKAKPGASLLSADLQVTGNLRTSGDIVIEGVVDGDIRAHLLTVGESATIRGEIVADDIVINGRVIGRVRGLKVRLTSTARVEGDIIHKTIAIESGAHFEGSVQRQDDPLAAGKTQQAAQGAPMQAASAPRPTAAPQPAAAPQPRPAQADSGASRPVPKPPMDTKATP; encoded by the coding sequence ATGTTTTCTAAGACCAGGATCAACGAAACCGCTGGGCGACCCGAGGCGCCGCGCGCGCCCGAGACCAGTAGCCAGGCTCCGGTTTCGACCTCGGTGCCGCGCCCGTCGCTGGATCTGGGCGGCATGAGCGGCGTGCCGTCCTCGGTCGCACCCAAGGCCAAGCCGGGCGCCTCGTTGCTGTCCGCCGATCTTCAGGTCACGGGCAATCTGCGCACGTCGGGCGACATCGTGATCGAGGGCGTGGTCGATGGGGACATCCGCGCGCATCTGCTGACCGTGGGCGAAAGCGCCACCATCCGCGGCGAGATCGTGGCCGATGACATCGTCATCAACGGCCGGGTCATCGGCCGCGTGCGCGGGCTCAAGGTGCGCCTGACCTCGACCGCGCGCGTCGAAGGCGACATCATCCACAAGACCATCGCCATCGAATCGGGCGCCCATTTCGAGGGCTCGGTGCAGCGTCAGGACGACCCGCTGGCCGCCGGCAAGACCCAGCAGGCCGCGCAGGGCGCGCCCATGCAGGCCGCCAGCGCCCCGCGCCCGACTGCCGCGCCGCAGCCGGCCGCCGCGCCGCAGCCGCGCCCGGCCCAGGCGGATTCGGGTGCCTCGCGCCCGGTGCCGAAGCCGCCGATGGACACCAAGGCCACGCCGTAA